The DNA region GTGGAGCGATATCGGGGTCCACTTGCATCCAGGTATAATCGTCGTAACCCAGTTTTATGGATTGCTCAAAAGCTTTAAATGCATTTGCAATTTCATTCTGCTCAATATAAATATATGCTTTCCAATAGTAATGCAGACTTTCAGTATTAACTCCGTTAGAAGAAAGTTCCACAGACTTTCTGAATTCACTTTCAGCTTCTTTAAACCTTCCCATTTTGGTTAAAACAGTCCCCATCGTACTATGTGAAGAAAAGTTTGAAGGATCTCCATCAATCAGTTTTTGAGCAAGGTCCATCGCCTCATTCAATCTACCAGTTAATAAATATATTTTGGCCAACATATTTTGTGAACATGGCAAACAAACAATTGAAGAAGCATTTTCAATGATTTTTTTTAATACAACTTCCGCCTCGCTGAACCTATTTTGTTCAAAGTAATAGCTTCCTTCGGCTTCCCAATAAAGCGGTGAATCAGGATCTATCTTTGCAGCAATATCAAGATATTCCTTTGCTTTATTAAAATCGAACATAATCGTTGAATATATTTTCGAAAGTTGTACATAAGGCCAAATCCAAGTGGGAGCATTTGAAGTAGCCTTCTTTACGTAATATTCTGCTGAGTCTGCCTTTGCCCAACCATAACCATGAATCCATGCCATACCTAAAAGCGCAAGAGGCATATTTGGATCCCATGAAATGGCTTCATGGAAATTTGCAGCAGCTTTTTTAAGCATCTCTTGTGTAAATTCTCCTCCATAAATTAATGGAAAACCTTCAAAATAAGCTCTTCGGGCCTGTAAAGTTCGGTAAAGATAATGTTGTTGCCCTAGCAAATTTGCTGCACGGTTTAATTGCCGAGGGAAGTCATTGTAACGAACAATTTTTGTTTTTTGCGAAAGACTAATTTCATGAACATCAGCTTTCATGTATTTATTGATGGCCTGCTGAGCATCATCCTGTAATGCAGCTGCATAATTTCTCTTAATAGTGGAATGCAATCTTGCAAATTTTGGTTCTTTAATCAACTGTTCGTAATAGGTATCGGCACAGGCATTGACTGGAACTAAAAATTGTTTATCTTTTAATGCTTGCTTAAATAATTGATAGGTTAATCTCATTGAAGTATCAACCAAAGCCAGTACATCTTCTTCAATGCCTCTTGAATCAATGGAAGATAAAAAGGACAATTGACTTGACTTTCCCGATTTTAATGCGGCAAGTATTTCTACATTTACTTGTGACAACGCGTCCGCTTTGTTTCCTAAAATCATAGGAACCTGACTAACAGGTGCAACTTCTGCACTTACATGATCTTCAATATAGCGTCCTGCTTCCAGTAAGTTTACAATCAGATCATTGTTGTTGTCTGCCATACCATAAAGCGCATCGATAAGGTGATAGCTAAATGCACCACGACCGCCACCCCATTGTTCTCCTTCAATTGAATATTCGTTGGGTTGACAGGATAATATTTTTATTTCATTGGCATATTGTTTCGCAAGATTGGCGCCAGTTATTTGAGCTCCTCCAACACTACTTCCAGCTAATTTTCCTGATCTACATGCATCGGTTATAACGATTACTTTTGCTTTGTTTTGAGATGAGAGGGTTGTAATGATATCCTGAAACATCGGCAAAGCCATGGCTCCTCCTGCTAAGTAAACTCTTGCAGGCGCATCCCAACATAAAAGATATCCTGGTTGAGTGATGGTTTTCTTCTCAACATCTCCATGTCCGGAAAAATATAAAATCACCTGATCATTTTCTTTTACCACTTCCATCAACCAATCCAGAGCAATGGCAAATTGCGCAACCGTTGCTTGCTGATTGATCAAAACTTTCATATGATCATTGTCAAGATTTCCACCAGCATTTGATCTTAAATAATTTGCAAAAGCCTCAGCGTCTTTATCGGCAAAACGAAGATCAGGAATGGCTGGATCCTGGTAGTCAGAGATCCCAACCACAACAGCGTAAGTGCTTTTGGTTGATAGTTGTTGGTTGCCTGCCCCAAGAGAACTTTTGGGGATAGTTGATAGCGGAGATACGCCTTTTTGTTGTGCGTTAATTGCTTCAATTAAAAATGTAAATGATAAAATTAAAATCAGTTTATTCATTTAGTGTTCTTGTTGTAAAATAAAATTAGGAATGCATTTCATCATTAATCACTTTTTCTCTTGCTTCTCAGGAAAGTATTTTTTCATCATTGCATCCCATTTGTCTTTTTGTTTCCTCAACAACTCCATATCAGGATCTTGCTGCATCCATGCGTAATCATCCATTCCTGCTTTTAATGCTTTTTCAAGTGAACTAAAAGATTTATCAATTTGACCTTCCACAGAATCAGCAAAAGCCATTAAATAAAAATAAATAGCATCTTGATTTGAATGCAAAGCATTTAGTTGAGCTACTTTTTCAAAAATTTTATTAGCTTCATCTCTTCGTCCTAAATAAACATAAATTTTTCCAAGGGTAATATAAAAAGTAGAATGGCTAGGGTCTTCCTCAACCAACTTTTTTGCAAGCTTTTCAGCTTCGACCATTCTACCGGTGGCCATGTAAATTTGAACTAATAAATCTTTTGAACAAGGCAAACAGGTGGGATTCTCCTGAATAGAAATGAGTTTATTTAACATCAGTTCTGCTTCTAAATAATCTTTTTTATAAAAGTAATAGGCAGCCTTTGCTTCCAACAGAAAAGCAGAACCCGAATCAATTTTTTCTGCCAGTTCAATGAATTCCTCTGCCTTCTCATATTGACCCAGACCATCTGAATACATTTCGGCCATTCTAATATAGGGCAGGATCCAGGCCGGAGCAGCTTGCATTGCCTTGTGGGCATAAACTTCTGCCGAGTCCGCTTGCAAATAAAAATATCCGTAACAATATTGAATCCCTAAAAGTGCTAGTGGCATATCTGCTTGCCAGTTAAGTGCTTCATGAAAATAGCTGAGTGCTTTATCCATTGAAGTCTTGCTATAATCCCCTCCATAAGCAAAAGGAAATCCTTCAAAATATGCCTGACGTGCTTTTAAATCCTTGTAGAGATAATGATTCACTCCCAAGAGTTCAGCTGCACGCGCTAGTTGCTTTGGAAATGCTTTGTATTTTTCAACTTTGGTTTTGAATGAAAGGCTGATCTCTCCGATTTCAGCTCCCATATATTTATTTAAGGTTTGTTGCGCATCATCTTGAAGAGCAGCAACATATTTTAGCTTCATCAAATTTTGCAAGGGCTCAAACTCTTTCAAACTGGTTAATTCATTAAAATACGTTTCAGCACAATTCTCCTTGGGTTCAAAAAATATTTTGTCACGGACAGCTTTTGTAAAAGCAAGGTATTTAGCACGTAAAGTTTCATTAAATCCGTTCACAATTTGCTCTTGGGGATCGAGATCCTCTAACCCCCAACTATTTTTCATGCCATTGCTTCCCCATCCCGAATTGGAATTAAAAGAATCTTTAAGGTTATTAAATTCTGCTTGCCAATTACCTGAAAGTTTAACCAATTTTTCAATTTTATTTCCTGTGGTCATTGGAACTTGACTTTGAGGCGCAACTTCCTTTACAACATGATCTTCCAAATAGCGATCGATTTCTCCAAGCGTTACCATTAAATCCTTGTTGATATCTGCCTGTCCTGCAAGTCCATTAAGTAAGTGGTAAGAAAAACATCCTCTTCCTCCTCCCCATTGCTCACCTTCCAAACTGAATTCACCGGGTTGACAAGCCAATATTTTTATTTCATTTGAAAATTGCTTTGCAAGATTTGCAGTGGTTAATTGAGCTCCACCAATCTGGCTTCCTGCCAATTTACCTGCATGACATGCATCTGAAATAACTATGACTTTTGCCAAGTTTACTGTAGATAGTGTGTTAACAATTTCCTGTAGATAAGCTAGAGAATATGTTCCTCCACCCATATATACTTTTGAAGGAGCATCCCAGCAAAGTAAAAATCCTGGTTGAGAAACAGTTTTCCGCTCTACATCTCCATGTCCAGAAAAATAGATAATTACACGGTCTCCTTCCTTAACTTTCTCTATCAATCCATCCAATGCAGCAGCTACATTTCCAGCAGTTGCTTCTTGATTTGTCAAGACCTTAATGCGATCGTTGGCTAATCCATTATTGCTTCCAAAAGAACTTCTTAAAAAGTTGGCAAATGCCTCGGCATCTTTGTCAGCAAATCGCAAATCAGGAATGCCTCTGTCTTGATAATCTGAAATACCCACCACTACAGCGTAAGTATGATTAGTTGTTAGTTGTTGGTTGCCTGCCCCAAGAGAACTGTTGGGGTTAGATGATAGCGGAGAAACACCTCTTTGTTGTGCATATAAACACAAAACAAAACTAAGTTGGAACAATAACAACAGATATTTACTTTTCTTCATATTCATAATCCACTGAGAATATCTAACTATTGATATTTTAGCAACTCAATAATAGAGTGTATTCTATATAAAACAAAATTTCCTTAAAGATTTAATTCATGTTTTACAAGTCTTTATTTATCTGCAAAATACTTTTTACTAAGTTCTAACCATTGAATTTGTTTTCGGAAAGCTTCCAAATCAGGATCTGATTTTAAATGTTTGAAATCATAAAATCCATTTTGAATGGCTAATTCCAAATAATTATTTGCCATTTGGAAATCTGCTTGCAAGGATTTAATACAAGCCAAATTATAATAGGCATCTTGAAATTTCTCATCAATTTCAATGGCTTTTAGAAAAGATGATTCTGCTTTATTGTAATTTTTTGATTCCAAATAAACCAATCCTTCTACGTTGTATCCATAACTGTTGTTTGGACTTAATCGGATGGCATGCTTTGCCAATCGCAGGGCTTTATTTAAATCTTCATCCAAATACATTTGACTCAAATTAGCAAAGGGAATACTCCAACTTGGAGAATTCTCGATAGCTTTTTCGTAATTGATTTTAGCTTCATCCTTTTTTCCAAGAAGGCTGCAATTAATTCCAATTTCATTATATATAAAAGCAGCCTGCTTTTCATGCTGCAAGCTTTGTTTTTGTATTAAAAGGGCTTCCTCAATGAATTGATTATTAAAATTGCGTTCACCATCAATTCTTTTTTGAAGGCCTAGAAAATAGAAATATTTTACGGTCAACATTTTATTCAAAAAGTGGTCTTTTCCTAAAAGATCAGAAGCCCTTCGACAATAGTCTGAATAGATAAGATATGCTCCGGTTTTATTTCTTCTTTTGGCTATTTCGCGGTTATCAAAATTTAGATAAGCATTTAAAACCTGTTGGGTCTCGTCTTGAAGGGCAGCAGCCAACCGCCTCTTGATCGCTCCATGAAAATTTATAAAGGGTGACAAACGCAACATAGAATCCAATAACATGGAAGCATTTCGATCCGATGGCGTCATTAAATGCCCTAATTGAATAGCTACTAAAAAATCCTGATACAATGAACGGTCTTTTTCAGCCAGTTGATTCAAACTGAGTTCATTTCGTTTGGTTTCATTGGGTTCTAAAATGGTAGCAGTGAGATGCTTGTCCAATTGTATTAAATTGGTTGAAAGTTTTGGATCGACGCGGATATACCCTTTTTTCCTGGACGAACAACCAGCAAATAAAAAACCCGGGGTATGATCTTCAGACCATTTGGTTTTGTTTAAATATGCATTGAGTTCATTAAAATCTATACTCAGGTCCTGATTGAAATCTGCTTTTCCAATTAGGGCTTCAAGCAGATAATGATTAAAACTTTTTAATTCTCCGGAAATGGATCGTGTCTGTACTTCTTCTGTTGAATTTAAAAAACTGCTTATGGAAAATTTATTTGGAAATGACTCTACTTGAATATTCCAGGTTTTGGTCTGGATAGAATCCTGTGCTAATACCGATGGCGAAACCAAAGGATATAAAATTCCAAAACAATAAAAATTAAGTTTCTTTGATTTTACAATCTTATTAAACTGCCTGAACAAATCAAAAGCATTGGATGTAGATTGTGATGCCGGACTATCGTAATAATAGATCGGTGCATTGGATTCACTTTGTCGAAATTGATAGCCGGCATATCCGGAGAAATAAAATATTACGGTGTCTTTGACTTTGGTATTCTCTGCCAACCAATCTAAAGCGGATGCAACGCCGGCAGCTGTAGCTTCTTTATCAACTAAAACCATTAAATTTTCTTTATCCAGCTTAAAAGAATTATTTGCCAACAGATAGCTTGCAAATAATTCAGCATCCCGTTGTGGAAATGGAAGTTCCTTTATTTCAGGATCTTGATAGTGTGACAATCCAATGACCAGGGCTTTGGTATTTCCGGAAACATGTTGAGCAAGTCCGGATGCAGTTGAAAATAGAAACCAGCAAAGTAGGTATCCCGAAGTAAAAAGTGAGCTGGAATGTATCAGTTTTTTTTTCAACTTTACATGAATTTTATACTAGTTCACAGTTAAAATTAATTGGCTATTTAAATAGGTATTTAAGATCCGTATATTAAAAACAATACGTTACGCACCGAAACTTTAAAATAAATTACACTTAAAAAATATTTCAGGAGGCCTACTTATTAAATAAATAAAAATAGACCTCCTGAAAAAAATTCATTCAATCTTGTTTTAGATTTAATCCATTTTCTTCTCAACAGCAGTTTTATCTTGCTTGCGTTCTGCTTTTACTCCTTCTGCACCACCCATTGACTTGAGTTTAGTAATTGGTTTTTTATTTCCACAATTTCCTTTGCAAACCGGCTTTACACCTTCTGCAATAATGGCTAATGAACCTTTAGGACTTGTTGTCTTTTTAGCTACCAAACCAGCAGCACTTCCGGCTTGTCCATTTCCCATATCGATCGATGCCATGTCGCCCATCATTAATAAATCTGCAGTTGCTTCATCCGAAACCGGATAAAATGCATTATTTACTCCACAATACACTACCGGCGAACCCGCTAAATCAAACAGGGGAGTTCCCTTTGCTGTAGGGGACCACATCCCGGCACTCAGTGTTTTTTGATTGTTGCAGGCAGCTACAGCAAAAGCCGGCCACTTATACATTTGAGCTAAAGTTGCCGGGTCAAAACCCAATACAGAGGCAGCACCGGTTGCTGGTTTTTTTAAATTAATGGCATTCAGGCTGTTTGCTGCATTAAATGCGGCTGTAGCGGCTGTTTTATGGGCAGCGCTTCCAGGAATATAGCTAGCCTGTGATTGGCCATTCAGGATAGCAGCTGTTACTAGTAATCCGATAAATAAGCTTTTCATAAATTTAAATACTTGTTTTTTAAAAAATAATTAGATAGGTTAACATTTAAAGGTACACTTTTTAAGAAAAGCTCATCAGCAATTTGAAAAAATTTTATTAAAAATTGTTGAATTTCTTAACAAACCTTTAAAATCAAATTATTATTAATTATAAACCACTGGATCATTATATCAAAATGAAATAAAAACAAATAGGGGGAATCGTTTTTTGCTAAACCTAATTACACCACTTACTAAATAAAATTCAATGTAACGAGCTCAATCAAATACAATTTTTACTAAATTCAACTTACCATTGTTTTCACTTGGCACCAAAACACTTTGAGCATCTATTTCCATGGCATCTTTAAAGCGCAGGTTTAAGTTTTTATAACTGGTATTCAATATACTTTTCCGGATGAATTCACCGCCGGGTTTTAAAATGTATTCAGATACCGTGCCTTCCGAACTGATGGCATCATTAAATATAATTCGCAAAACAGAATTGGTATGGAAAATAAAAAACGAACTGAATAGCCCTTGATCGTCTTGAGAATATTGTCGTTTGTGAAATACCTTTTCCCATAACAACACACCTTTTTTATCAAAGGAAGCCACAATGATATCATCAAAATAATAATCATACCATCGCGTAGTATAGGCACCCGTTGGGTCTGTTGCACTAAAATAGGGTCTGCGGCTTAACTCTTTGGTGTTTTCATAAAATATTAAGCACCCACTATCTGATTTAAACTCTATGGATCGTGTGTTTAATTCACTATTTGATAAAATTGACTTTTTAGAATTACCGGACCATTCTTTTAATAAGGATGTAGAAAATGGAACAAAATTTATCTCTGATATTTGATTCTCATCATTTATAAAACCAATTGCATAACCTTCCGGGGGTGTATTGCTCCTTTCAGAATATAATCCTCCATAAGCCAAACTTCCGGCAACATTATCAATTTTAGCCATTCCGCTTGTGAAATAATAATCTTTCAATGGCAATTCCTTAGCATCCAATAAGCTACCATCCAATCCAATTTTTGTAATCAGAGTTTGAACTTTTTTCCTATTGGATTCACTTGTTCTTCCAAACAAATAAACTGATCCCTGATCTGAAATTTCAACATCGTAAATATATTGTCGCTCTTCTTGAAATTGTTTCGTCAAGTTAAGTGTATAATAAATTGAATCTGCTTTTCGGTTATACAAAAGCATCAATCGCTCGTCCGATAAATTTTGAAACCCGATGGCCATCCAACTTTTATTTGATGAATATTTAATTTTAATGTCATCATTGGAACTGACCGCAACCCCATCGTAAATTATTTTTTCATGAATTAATGAAGGTTGACTATTATATCTGTTTAAATAAATTCCATAGCTGGATTCCATTTTACTGACATAAAAAATATCGATATCATTTTCCCATTCAAACAAATCAATAATTCTCCATTTCCGACCGGGCAATTCAATAGATTTTTCAATGCCCCATTGAAATTCAGGAGATAAGGTTTGCAAACTTATTTTAAAGGACTTATCTCTTAATAGAGAAATGGTCCCGTTTGGGTGAGGCAATATAAAATAGGAAAAATCATTTTTAATATTTACATCCGGGGAGATATAAATGGATTGTGCTTTTACCAGATTACCCTGCAGGCCGAACAAGCAGATAAAACAGTATATTACTATTAACTTTCTAAGTGATAAGCTCTTAATTTCGCACATATTTACAAAGAACGTATGAAAGCTCTTAAAATCATAGAATGTGTCCCAAATTTTAGTGAAGGTCAGGATGAAAAGCTCATTGAGGCCCTTTCGAAGGCAATTGAACACACGGAAGGCGTCCGTTTACTCCATGTAGATCCGGGTAAATCAACCAATCGGACTGTGGTCACTTTTGCAGGGAATCCGGATGCTGTTATTGAAGCTGCATTTCAAGCAATTAAACTGGCTTCTGAATTGATCGATATGCGATTTCACAAAGGGGAACATCCCCGAATGGGAGCTACTGATGTTTGTCCGCTGATTCCAATTTCTGGCATCAGCATGGAAGAAACGGTTGCGTATTCTAAGAAATTGGCTGCACGTGTTGGTTCTGAATTATCCATTCCGGTATATCTCTATGAAAATTCGGCCACACATCCAAGTCGTAATAATTTAGCAGACATCCGAAGTGGAGAATACGAAGGCCTGGA from Saprospiraceae bacterium includes:
- a CDS encoding caspase family protein; this encodes MNKLILILSFTFLIEAINAQQKGVSPLSTIPKSSLGAGNQQLSTKSTYAVVVGISDYQDPAIPDLRFADKDAEAFANYLRSNAGGNLDNDHMKVLINQQATVAQFAIALDWLMEVVKENDQVILYFSGHGDVEKKTITQPGYLLCWDAPARVYLAGGAMALPMFQDIITTLSSQNKAKVIVITDACRSGKLAGSSVGGAQITGANLAKQYANEIKILSCQPNEYSIEGEQWGGGRGAFSYHLIDALYGMADNNNDLIVNLLEAGRYIEDHVSAEVAPVSQVPMILGNKADALSQVNVEILAALKSGKSSQLSFLSSIDSRGIEEDVLALVDTSMRLTYQLFKQALKDKQFLVPVNACADTYYEQLIKEPKFARLHSTIKRNYAAALQDDAQQAINKYMKADVHEISLSQKTKIVRYNDFPRQLNRAANLLGQQHYLYRTLQARRAYFEGFPLIYGGEFTQEMLKKAAANFHEAISWDPNMPLALLGMAWIHGYGWAKADSAEYYVKKATSNAPTWIWPYVQLSKIYSTIMFDFNKAKEYLDIAAKIDPDSPLYWEAEGSYYFEQNRFSEAEVVLKKIIENASSIVCLPCSQNMLAKIYLLTGRLNEAMDLAQKLIDGDPSNFSSHSTMGTVLTKMGRFKEAESEFRKSVELSSNGVNTESLHYYWKAYIYIEQNEIANAFKAFEQSIKLGYDDYTWMQVDPDIAPLRKNKKEWDALMKKYFPEKVEQK
- a CDS encoding caspase family protein yields the protein MKKSKYLLLLFQLSFVLCLYAQQRGVSPLSSNPNSSLGAGNQQLTTNHTYAVVVGISDYQDRGIPDLRFADKDAEAFANFLRSSFGSNNGLANDRIKVLTNQEATAGNVAAALDGLIEKVKEGDRVIIYFSGHGDVERKTVSQPGFLLCWDAPSKVYMGGGTYSLAYLQEIVNTLSTVNLAKVIVISDACHAGKLAGSQIGGAQLTTANLAKQFSNEIKILACQPGEFSLEGEQWGGGRGCFSYHLLNGLAGQADINKDLMVTLGEIDRYLEDHVVKEVAPQSQVPMTTGNKIEKLVKLSGNWQAEFNNLKDSFNSNSGWGSNGMKNSWGLEDLDPQEQIVNGFNETLRAKYLAFTKAVRDKIFFEPKENCAETYFNELTSLKEFEPLQNLMKLKYVAALQDDAQQTLNKYMGAEIGEISLSFKTKVEKYKAFPKQLARAAELLGVNHYLYKDLKARQAYFEGFPFAYGGDYSKTSMDKALSYFHEALNWQADMPLALLGIQYCYGYFYLQADSAEVYAHKAMQAAPAWILPYIRMAEMYSDGLGQYEKAEEFIELAEKIDSGSAFLLEAKAAYYFYKKDYLEAELMLNKLISIQENPTCLPCSKDLLVQIYMATGRMVEAEKLAKKLVEEDPSHSTFYITLGKIYVYLGRRDEANKIFEKVAQLNALHSNQDAIYFYLMAFADSVEGQIDKSFSSLEKALKAGMDDYAWMQQDPDMELLRKQKDKWDAMMKKYFPEKQEKK
- a CDS encoding caspase family protein, with product MKKKLIHSSSLFTSGYLLCWFLFSTASGLAQHVSGNTKALVIGLSHYQDPEIKELPFPQRDAELFASYLLANNSFKLDKENLMVLVDKEATAAGVASALDWLAENTKVKDTVIFYFSGYAGYQFRQSESNAPIYYYDSPASQSTSNAFDLFRQFNKIVKSKKLNFYCFGILYPLVSPSVLAQDSIQTKTWNIQVESFPNKFSISSFLNSTEEVQTRSISGELKSFNHYLLEALIGKADFNQDLSIDFNELNAYLNKTKWSEDHTPGFLFAGCSSRKKGYIRVDPKLSTNLIQLDKHLTATILEPNETKRNELSLNQLAEKDRSLYQDFLVAIQLGHLMTPSDRNASMLLDSMLRLSPFINFHGAIKRRLAAALQDETQQVLNAYLNFDNREIAKRRNKTGAYLIYSDYCRRASDLLGKDHFLNKMLTVKYFYFLGLQKRIDGERNFNNQFIEEALLIQKQSLQHEKQAAFIYNEIGINCSLLGKKDEAKINYEKAIENSPSWSIPFANLSQMYLDEDLNKALRLAKHAIRLSPNNSYGYNVEGLVYLESKNYNKAESSFLKAIEIDEKFQDAYYNLACIKSLQADFQMANNYLELAIQNGFYDFKHLKSDPDLEAFRKQIQWLELSKKYFADK